The following DNA comes from Camelina sativa cultivar DH55 chromosome 14, Cs, whole genome shotgun sequence.
GACTTGTGGATAGGAAGAGTGAAACACCTATCCGAGGAAGTTGATGATCACCAAGTGGAGGACTAAGTTGCAGAGAACAAAATCAGCAAAAGCTCTCTCCGGTGCCAAATCCTGCAGTTTTTGAAGGAAAAAGTCGATATTTATGGATATATTATAGTGGCTCCTGGGGAAATATGAGATCAATGATATGTTACTAAGAAAATTGTTTCCCATGTTCAGAAGCTTTCTTCAACATCTATATTTCCCGGTTTAGAACCTTGTAAATATCTTCAATCCCAAACATAGTATACTAACTCTCCCACAAACCCAACTAGACCCTAGATACTTCTTCAAGATTGCCTAAAACAGTTTCTGCCCAATTCCCTTCCAAACTCTTATATCATAGCTAACAAACTTACTTAAACTCTGTTGGTAAGGTAATCTATCAAAGATAACCACATTCCCATACGTATCCTCCTAGGTTAGCTACAATAGTCTTTCAGTACACTAACAATAACACACCTAATCATTAGAATTGCAGTATCACTACGGTTTAGATGGAAGTGTTTGAGTGTGGATGgaaatataaatcaatcaacTAAACATGGGGGTAAGGAGGAGGGAGATGATGAAACATTTTCATTGtgataaacaaaaacagttgTATAATCATTGAAGAGAACTAAAATTTTCATCTAATTTGTTCTAAAACAATGTAGCATTACCTTGAattccttgttttctttgttcacTTGAATCCGGAGGCAAActataaacacaaaataaagaatGCTGTAAGATTTATACATTCTCAAGGTATAAAGATTTGTCAGTCGTAAACTCAAGATAAACTTACCAGCAAGAACTGCTGTCCCGATACAAGAGAGAACTCCAGAAAGGAATGAGTTAAACGGAAATGATCCCACCATCGCCATATAAGCCACCTACTCAGTCAAAAATCAACATTAAAACTCCAGTGGCCATGTGCTTATAATTTTGGTCATTCCACTGAAATGCTCCTTATGAGAAACAGGTAAGTAAAATAACTTAACCAGGAATTTTTGTACTACTGGAATAAGCCATTTCCTCATTTCCTTAGAAACTCACATACAAATTACCCATTTCATTCAAATAAAAGCGAAACAAAAGACTGATACGTAAAAGAACAAACCCATTTGCACATCAATGCTACGAAACTACATTGCATTTTAAAGTTACAGGTTCGTAGGGGGGATTTTAGATCTAAATCGATTACCTAATCCACCAAAATTCACAAACCACGGACG
Coding sequences within:
- the LOC104741816 gene encoding dolichyl-diphosphooligosaccharide--protein glycosyltransferase subunit DAD1; the encoded protein is MVKSTSKDAQDLFRSLRSAYSATPTNLKIIDLYVVFAVFTALIQVAYMAMVGSFPFNSFLSGVLSCIGTAVLAVCLRIQVNKENKEFKDLAPERAFADFVLCNLVLHLVIINFLG